From a single Shewanella donghaensis genomic region:
- a CDS encoding family 16 glycosylhydrolase — MKPNFAKSALFLLIAQSLTACQNDGTAKQNTAANTEMATVEQVMPYSDPKNNGGWVLNTEISDEFNGDVIDQEKWFVQGANDEYYIWKGRAPSQFAPHNVILENGILKLQSQWEPDFEFANENYADGKVDAKYGQLADGSPMPITTAAIVSNKRFLNGYMEIRSKAVNAAMTSAFWAIGYQSELDIFEQIGNPKIIGDIKPDQSKSTVHDWSPPAKRPTRVFHHKENLPYRVADEFHIYAAEWGEDYLNMYLDGKLLERFTQKELGDRWVLNNPLEIWLDSEIFAWLGMPNKDELPASFEIDYMRVWQKPTPQLLDRAFFGFEGPILFQENKRPLTLVPENSQNNDYQQFWDIDTESAKFAAITTERRISGLRSLKISAAKADAAQAIVATAPKATVKLAAGDYTFSMRLWVDTTNSLKELNVTLSDELNSQFGFKLKPFNLSHIDHAHKAQWITVSQDVTLSKAVPAGAQLALIAQPKDIEKDVALVFVDDISMVAK; from the coding sequence ATGAAACCTAACTTTGCCAAAAGCGCTTTATTTTTGCTGATAGCCCAAAGCTTAACTGCTTGTCAGAATGATGGGACGGCTAAACAAAACACCGCAGCGAACACTGAAATGGCCACTGTCGAGCAAGTCATGCCGTATTCTGATCCTAAAAACAATGGCGGTTGGGTACTTAATACTGAAATTAGTGACGAATTTAACGGTGATGTCATTGACCAAGAAAAGTGGTTTGTTCAAGGTGCGAATGATGAGTACTACATTTGGAAGGGCAGAGCGCCTTCACAGTTTGCTCCACATAATGTGATTTTAGAAAATGGTATTTTAAAATTACAAAGTCAGTGGGAACCTGATTTTGAATTTGCTAATGAAAATTATGCTGACGGTAAAGTCGATGCAAAATATGGTCAACTTGCAGATGGTAGCCCCATGCCGATTACCACCGCAGCAATTGTGAGTAATAAGCGCTTTTTAAATGGTTATATGGAAATTCGCTCTAAAGCTGTTAATGCAGCAATGACCAGTGCTTTTTGGGCCATTGGTTATCAATCTGAACTGGATATATTCGAGCAAATTGGTAATCCAAAAATTATCGGTGACATCAAGCCTGATCAATCTAAATCAACAGTACATGATTGGAGCCCGCCAGCAAAAAGACCCACTCGTGTATTCCATCATAAGGAAAACTTACCTTACCGCGTTGCTGATGAATTCCATATTTACGCTGCTGAGTGGGGCGAAGATTATTTAAATATGTATCTTGATGGAAAGCTACTAGAACGTTTTACTCAAAAAGAATTAGGTGATCGCTGGGTACTGAATAACCCTTTAGAGATTTGGCTTGATTCAGAAATCTTTGCCTGGTTAGGGATGCCAAATAAAGATGAGTTACCTGCAAGTTTTGAAATCGATTATATGCGAGTGTGGCAAAAGCCAACTCCGCAACTACTTGACCGTGCATTCTTTGGGTTTGAAGGGCCGATTTTATTCCAAGAGAATAAACGTCCTTTAACCTTGGTACCTGAAAATTCACAGAACAATGATTATCAACAGTTTTGGGATATCGACACTGAGTCAGCTAAGTTTGCCGCCATCACCACTGAACGTCGTATTAGTGGACTGAGAAGTTTAAAGATTTCAGCAGCAAAAGCTGATGCGGCTCAAGCTATTGTCGCTACAGCGCCAAAAGCTACTGTGAAACTTGCAGCAGGTGATTACACTTTCTCAATGCGCCTTTGGGTCGATACCACTAACTCATTGAAAGAGCTTAATGTCACTTTATCTGATGAACTCAATAGTCAATTTGGTTTTAAATTGAAGCCATTCAACTTAAGTCATATTGATCATGCACATAAAGCGCAATGGATTACCGTTAGTCAAGATGTGACGTTAAGCAAAGCGGTACCTGCAGGGGCACAGTTAGCATTAATTGCGCAGCCAAAAGATATTGAAAAAGACGTGGCTTTAGTCTTTGTTGATGACATTTCTATGGTTGCTAAGTAA
- the rsgA gene encoding ribosome small subunit-dependent GTPase A, which produces MNSLSSLVQLGWRPFFQQQLTLDELTEFTIGRVIEQHRSGVVVLSELGQFNLSQSYSEDAERLCVGDWVLFNGDNQFHRRLERQSLFQRKAPGSKVATQLISSNVDSVFIVCSLNQDFNLSLIERYLSLTKEAQVEPVIILTKADLCDDLEQKLQQVQSLDPFMMVHAINALDQEQLSALDTYCKQGNTIALLGSSGVGKSTVVNGLMGFEAQLTSAIRDDDSKGRHTTTSRALKTLPQGGLILDTPGMRELQLGACEQGVSETFSEITDLARQCRFANCSHDNEPACAVRVAIETGVISTRRFVSYQKLMREQALNGATLAEKRAKDKALGKMINSVQNESRSRKKGSF; this is translated from the coding sequence ATGAATTCACTATCGTCATTAGTCCAACTTGGTTGGCGCCCCTTCTTTCAACAGCAGCTGACTTTAGATGAATTAACCGAATTTACGATTGGACGAGTGATTGAGCAGCATAGAAGCGGTGTCGTGGTGTTATCTGAATTAGGACAATTCAATCTTAGTCAGTCCTATTCAGAGGATGCTGAACGCTTATGTGTCGGTGACTGGGTGTTATTTAATGGCGATAATCAATTTCATCGACGGTTAGAAAGACAGTCGTTATTCCAGCGTAAAGCCCCTGGCAGTAAAGTTGCAACTCAATTGATTTCATCTAATGTCGATAGTGTATTTATTGTGTGTTCTTTGAATCAAGATTTTAATCTAAGCCTCATAGAGCGCTATTTATCGTTAACTAAAGAAGCCCAGGTTGAGCCGGTAATTATTTTAACTAAAGCTGATCTTTGTGACGACTTAGAACAAAAATTGCAACAAGTGCAAAGCCTTGATCCTTTCATGATGGTGCATGCCATTAATGCTTTAGACCAAGAACAACTCTCGGCGTTAGATACATATTGTAAACAGGGAAATACCATTGCCCTGCTTGGCTCATCCGGTGTGGGCAAATCAACAGTAGTGAATGGATTAATGGGCTTTGAAGCCCAATTAACCAGTGCTATCCGTGATGATGATAGTAAAGGCCGTCATACCACAACATCTAGAGCCTTAAAGACATTGCCCCAAGGTGGATTGATTTTAGATACCCCTGGTATGAGAGAGTTACAACTTGGCGCTTGTGAGCAAGGCGTTAGTGAAACTTTTAGTGAAATTACTGATTTAGCACGGCAATGCCGTTTTGCCAATTGCAGCCATGATAATGAACCAGCTTGTGCTGTAAGAGTCGCCATTGAAACAGGCGTGATTAGCACTCGCCGCTTTGTCAGTTATCAAAAACTCATGCGAGAACAGGCATTAAATGGTGCAACATTGGCTGAAAAAAGAGCTAAAGATAAAGCATTGGGAAAAATGATAAATTCTGTGCAGAATGAATCTCGCTCTCGTAAAAAAGGCAGTTTTTAG
- a CDS encoding VanZ family protein, which translates to MYKYFLLMGLSFTVFIAWIIFQANTGGNNIFFDIMHGVPYGDKFGHFGLFGTLTMFAIIISRFSYFRVGRLKIYYGALVISVFVICEEVSQAFIPSRTFDLVDLVAGGIGIALFTLLTIKLKQLSDKKTIKHNQPIKDF; encoded by the coding sequence ATGTATAAATATTTTTTATTAATGGGACTCAGTTTCACTGTCTTTATTGCTTGGATTATCTTCCAAGCTAATACTGGCGGCAACAATATCTTTTTCGATATTATGCACGGTGTGCCGTATGGCGATAAGTTTGGTCATTTTGGATTGTTTGGAACATTAACCATGTTTGCCATTATCATTAGTCGATTCAGCTACTTTCGAGTCGGCCGATTAAAGATTTATTATGGAGCGCTAGTGATAAGTGTGTTTGTTATCTGTGAAGAAGTTAGCCAAGCATTCATCCCTAGTCGTACATTTGATTTAGTTGATTTGGTGGCGGGTGGAATAGGCATTGCTTTGTTTACACTGCTAACGATAAAGCTAAAGCAATTATCGGATAAAAAAACCATCAAGCATAATCAGCCTATCAAAGATTTCTAA
- a CDS encoding SMP-30/gluconolactonase/LRE family protein, with protein MISKILLKVLTSVIALSVITAVAAWYHASAMSAVMTSAIDTESVSQLSKSYVQQLGSYEIYDDRALDVLDIQAPITKLATGYKWLEGPVWSSEGRYLLFSDIPDHKVYKYDPEEGVSQYLADSGYSNGLVIQRSTIISERHQQTLLPRLLLMQSRSRQIAIMDAPLNHPLANYLVRVSHYQGKRLNSPNDGVLNRNGSLFFTDPPYGLAGQLDDPEKELNFQGVYRLDSDNSLTLLDRSLIYPNGIALTADERTLYVAASNPKKPAWYRYRLNERGDVVHRQLFYQAPISAVTNHGLPDGLKVHPSGLVFATGPKGIWLFDDKGKLLAKVLLPSIAANLAFNDDYSVVYVTAHQHLLSFRIK; from the coding sequence ATGATAAGTAAAATTTTGCTTAAAGTCCTTACGAGCGTAATAGCTCTGTCTGTCATTACAGCCGTTGCAGCTTGGTATCATGCCTCTGCAATGTCTGCAGTGATGACTTCTGCCATTGATACAGAGTCAGTAAGCCAATTGAGTAAGAGTTATGTACAACAACTAGGTTCTTACGAGATTTATGATGACCGGGCACTTGATGTGCTCGATATCCAAGCGCCAATCACAAAATTAGCAACAGGTTATAAATGGCTTGAAGGGCCTGTTTGGTCGTCTGAAGGCCGTTATTTACTGTTTTCAGATATTCCAGATCATAAAGTGTATAAATATGATCCTGAAGAGGGTGTCAGTCAGTATTTAGCCGATAGTGGCTACTCCAATGGTTTGGTTATTCAACGGTCGACAATCATTTCAGAACGTCATCAACAAACACTACTGCCAAGGTTATTATTGATGCAATCACGGTCTCGTCAGATAGCGATCATGGATGCACCATTAAATCATCCCTTAGCTAACTACCTGGTACGAGTCAGTCATTATCAAGGTAAGCGTTTAAACAGCCCTAATGACGGGGTGTTGAATCGAAATGGTAGTTTGTTCTTTACTGATCCACCTTACGGTTTAGCGGGTCAACTGGACGACCCAGAAAAAGAATTAAACTTTCAAGGTGTTTATCGTCTAGATAGCGATAACTCATTAACCTTACTTGATCGATCATTGATTTATCCAAACGGTATTGCACTTACGGCAGATGAACGAACATTATATGTCGCTGCATCTAATCCCAAAAAGCCAGCTTGGTATCGATATCGACTGAATGAAAGGGGAGATGTTGTTCATCGTCAGTTATTTTATCAAGCACCTATTTCAGCTGTTACTAATCATGGTTTACCGGATGGTTTGAAAGTGCATCCGTCTGGTTTGGTGTTTGCGACAGGACCAAAAGGAATATGGTTATTCGACGATAAAGGCAAATTACTGGCGAAGGTCTTATTACCAAGTATTGCTGCAAACCTGGCCTTTAATGATGACTATTCAGTAGTGTATGTCACAGCCCATCAACATCTCTTATCGTTTCGAATTAAATAG
- a CDS encoding beta-galactosidase — protein sequence MGDVVGVKYKIELSHVLNKVLSKGIITSSLSMSLLMGCSDTSIDTVQVEQVAKPAFTKKMTELSQSQVNQALADKPSVEQGSPLIYFSNPQSASQLIVENGTTSIKKIDNETALEITLETKQNHTAQFSFVPAKPLDWSHEGDFGFAVDLINPKPNSINVYVTAKDSKGHAHNRTFVIPANSDDSYYMVLKDADLNIETGIRSNPQHWETNMTEMIWRHGVKNIDLKNVAEIEFKVRGVPEDKTLFVKNLRLVKPLKFKTDYLTHLVDKFGQSTKINFSNKVSSVAQLREISAAEQASLSQVPPQGRSKFNGWKDGPKLQATGYFRTEKYQGKWSLVDPEGYLFFSNGIANIRMANTSTLTGYDFDSQYIVQRDPNDHTPEDSIGLNRAPKKAWTSRHISSDIRAKMFSDLPSYDEPMGSHFGYRREVHSGAVEKGETYSFYQANLARKYESNYLAEYTQKWRDTTIDRMLSWGFTSFGNWVDASFYQLDRIPYFANGWIIGDFKTVSSGNDYWSPMPDPFDPLFKERAVATAKQIADEVKNNPWCVGVFIDNEKSWGVEGSIKGHYGIAINTLKLAASDSPTKTEFVKVLKAKYSSVDALNNKWKTQIASWDDLDKGVELSNFNDAVVADLSILLEHYGEQYFSIVKNAVKTYLPNHLYLGVRFTDWGMTPEIRAAAAKHADVMSYNYYKESVNDSFWSFLEDIDMPSIIGEFHNGALDSGLLNPGLIHASSQQDRGDKYQQYVYSVIDNPYFVGTHWFQYIDSPLTGRAYDGENYNVGFVSVTDIPYKPLVDAAKQVNSDIYTRRFGKVKGIESINDK from the coding sequence ATGGGTGACGTTGTTGGGGTAAAATATAAAATTGAATTAAGCCATGTACTCAATAAAGTACTGAGTAAAGGGATAATTACCAGTAGTTTAAGCATGAGTTTACTCATGGGTTGCTCTGATACTTCTATAGATACTGTTCAAGTTGAACAAGTAGCCAAGCCAGCTTTTACTAAAAAAATGACTGAATTATCCCAATCACAAGTTAACCAAGCATTAGCAGATAAACCATCAGTAGAACAAGGTTCTCCATTAATTTATTTTTCTAATCCACAGTCGGCCAGCCAGTTAATTGTGGAAAATGGTACTACTTCTATCAAGAAAATTGATAATGAGACAGCATTAGAAATAACCCTTGAAACCAAACAAAATCACACCGCTCAATTTAGTTTTGTACCCGCTAAACCACTAGATTGGAGTCATGAAGGAGATTTTGGTTTTGCAGTAGACTTAATTAACCCTAAGCCAAATTCAATCAACGTTTATGTTACGGCTAAGGATTCCAAAGGGCATGCACACAATCGCACATTTGTCATACCTGCTAACAGTGATGACAGTTACTATATGGTGCTAAAAGATGCAGATTTAAATATTGAAACAGGCATACGTTCTAACCCGCAACACTGGGAAACGAATATGACTGAGATGATATGGCGTCATGGCGTGAAAAATATTGACCTTAAAAATGTTGCTGAAATTGAATTTAAAGTTCGCGGTGTACCTGAAGATAAAACGCTTTTCGTGAAAAACTTAAGGTTAGTAAAGCCACTTAAATTTAAAACTGATTACTTAACTCACTTAGTGGATAAGTTTGGGCAAAGTACCAAAATTAATTTTAGCAATAAAGTGTCATCAGTTGCTCAGTTGCGTGAAATTTCTGCTGCAGAGCAAGCAAGTTTGTCACAGGTTCCCCCACAAGGGCGTTCAAAATTTAACGGCTGGAAGGATGGGCCAAAGCTTCAGGCTACGGGTTATTTTAGAACCGAAAAGTATCAAGGGAAATGGTCTTTAGTCGACCCAGAAGGTTACCTGTTCTTCTCTAACGGTATTGCTAACATTCGTATGGCCAATACGTCGACCTTGACCGGTTATGATTTTGATAGTCAGTACATTGTTCAAAGAGATCCTAACGATCACACCCCTGAAGATTCCATTGGACTTAATCGTGCCCCCAAGAAAGCATGGACTTCTCGCCATATTAGCTCAGACATACGAGCCAAGATGTTTAGTGATTTACCGAGTTATGACGAACCAATGGGTTCCCATTTTGGTTATCGTCGTGAAGTTCATAGCGGCGCGGTTGAAAAGGGTGAAACTTATAGTTTTTATCAAGCAAACTTGGCCAGAAAATATGAATCAAATTATTTAGCTGAATATACCCAAAAGTGGCGTGATACCACAATTGATCGCATGTTGAGTTGGGGTTTTACCTCGTTTGGTAACTGGGTTGATGCAAGCTTTTACCAGTTAGATCGTATTCCATATTTTGCTAATGGTTGGATTATTGGTGACTTTAAAACAGTGAGTAGTGGCAATGATTATTGGAGCCCTATGCCAGATCCGTTTGACCCCTTGTTTAAAGAAAGAGCTGTAGCAACAGCAAAACAAATTGCCGATGAAGTTAAAAACAACCCATGGTGTGTTGGGGTGTTTATTGATAATGAAAAAAGCTGGGGTGTAGAAGGTTCTATTAAAGGACATTATGGTATTGCCATTAACACCCTAAAGCTTGCAGCCAGTGATAGCCCAACAAAAACCGAATTTGTCAAAGTACTGAAAGCGAAATACTCGTCTGTTGATGCATTAAATAACAAATGGAAAACACAGATAGCGAGTTGGGATGATTTAGACAAAGGTGTTGAACTTAGCAATTTTAATGATGCCGTTGTTGCTGATTTATCGATACTTTTAGAGCATTACGGCGAGCAGTATTTCTCGATTGTAAAAAATGCTGTGAAAACCTATTTACCGAATCATTTGTATCTAGGGGTTAGATTTACTGACTGGGGCATGACTCCTGAAATTCGCGCTGCTGCTGCAAAGCATGCTGATGTGATGAGTTATAACTATTACAAAGAATCTGTTAATGATAGCTTTTGGTCGTTCCTTGAAGATATTGATATGCCGAGCATTATTGGTGAGTTTCATAATGGCGCATTAGATTCGGGTTTATTAAATCCTGGTTTGATCCACGCATCTTCTCAACAAGATCGCGGTGATAAATATCAGCAATATGTTTATAGCGTGATAGATAATCCCTATTTTGTGGGTACACATTGGTTTCAATACATTGATTCCCCGTTAACGGGCCGAGCGTACGATGGTGAAAACTACAACGTGGGCTTTGTGAGTGTGACTGATATTCCATATAAACCTTTGGTCGATGCTGCTAAGCAAGTTAATAGTGATATCTATACGAGACGTTTTGGAAAAGTTAAAGGCATTGAATCTATAAATGATAAGTAA
- a CDS encoding LuxR C-terminal-related transcriptional regulator, producing the protein MQKHTLFLVMKLTIQSRAFAEFLHINLNCETFFISNKAELENLSNALNPLLLVDVANLPDIDHSFWADQFDNHIYKIYSVLLNTSENLDKRDLLDWPNCCGIFPNSCELSLLEQGIRKILAGEYWLPRTMMTELLQHYRKDETHLEQTNVSLTRRECDVLRLLTICNTNIDIANALFVSEHTVKSHLYKVFKKTDVKNRVQAAKWAEENLPAVKKG; encoded by the coding sequence ATGCAAAAACATACTTTATTTTTAGTCATGAAGTTGACCATTCAGAGCCGAGCATTTGCTGAGTTTTTACATATAAACCTCAATTGTGAGACTTTTTTTATCAGCAATAAAGCGGAACTAGAAAACCTCAGCAATGCACTAAATCCTTTGTTACTTGTTGATGTGGCAAACTTACCAGATATTGACCATAGTTTCTGGGCTGATCAATTTGATAATCACATTTATAAAATATATAGCGTTTTACTTAATACTTCCGAAAACTTAGATAAACGTGATTTACTCGATTGGCCAAATTGTTGCGGTATCTTCCCTAATTCATGCGAACTCAGTTTGTTAGAGCAAGGTATACGTAAAATTCTCGCGGGAGAATATTGGCTGCCAAGAACCATGATGACTGAATTACTTCAACATTACCGCAAAGATGAGACACACCTAGAACAAACCAACGTGTCTCTCACTCGTCGCGAATGTGATGTGCTTAGGTTACTCACCATCTGCAACACCAATATTGATATTGCCAATGCATTATTTGTTAGTGAACACACAGTAAAATCTCACCTTTATAAAGTATTTAAAAAGACCGATGTTAAGAACCGTGTTCAAGCTGCAAAATGGGCTGAAGAGAATTTGCCAGCAGTCAAAAAAGGCTAA
- a CDS encoding fimbria/pilus outer membrane usher protein, whose amino-acid sequence MNRALALLLLLSLLSLPVMADEAVNLNPTGRDINLQSLMRLQDSPIGDVELTITADQNIELPATSTLALLADSIVPEVLLALAALQQDDVLDQVDFSKVGLILTFDMSTLELIMQAPEEALKVNSLTFAASNNNRRYIDASTLSGYMNLYVSASNTENVGDDSKSTIDYNHLVEAGLNYENALLEYEGVYNHYDGRGGGYSRQGTRLNIDFPDQGTRMVLGDMYSRPNGFQAGVDFLGFGISRDFSLIPTRNVRPTAARQFTLERTSEVDVLIDGVVVKRLSLGAGSYNLEDIPLAEGVSDVELVITDRNGRKERINFSIATGMDLLKPGEFEYAFSSGVASALEADELKYDNDLFITGGMFEYGVSPSLTLGVNFQATEKQYQVGQRSLFATGLGIFDFNLGYSYQDVIGDGAAASLGFDVVFEPDMSNKQLSFFYEYFSESFSRVDDLFPDQDDFVTNPINLLPELNVNRNFFTGRYSQSITQALRVSLTLSYVDAYEEQGDYWTVSPALSGDLFDTEATWSVRLTHKEREDDENEFNALLTLSWPFGDSSRVVSSYSSDTEELQSEYSYLHGIGKTGGINMFVGAKRTQDTDANLEAGIDYTANRYSLNVQHTSRFNDFSDDKSSHFSRAELSSALVFSGSNFAIGRTIGDSFAIIKPYSNLSTNRIDVDMSEEGSRVYSDGLGAMVVPDLPAYSEQLLSYDVTDLPPGYDLGEGVFALNPGFKQGYALKVGSDAIITAMGSLIDKQTGEPISLLAGKAISQTDKNFEVLDFFTNRSGRFAISGLKPGTYLLKLNSKEEKMYQLVIKDDSEALLRLGKLYID is encoded by the coding sequence ATGAATAGGGCCTTAGCGCTTCTTTTACTTTTGAGCTTGTTATCACTGCCTGTTATGGCCGATGAGGCTGTTAATTTAAATCCAACAGGCCGAGATATTAACCTGCAAAGTTTAATGCGCTTGCAAGATAGTCCCATTGGTGATGTTGAGTTAACGATTACAGCAGATCAAAATATTGAACTACCGGCAACATCAACGTTGGCATTGTTAGCTGACTCCATAGTCCCAGAAGTACTTCTGGCGCTAGCAGCATTGCAGCAGGATGATGTATTAGATCAAGTGGATTTTTCGAAGGTAGGTTTAATATTAACTTTTGATATGTCGACTTTAGAATTGATAATGCAGGCGCCTGAAGAGGCGTTAAAAGTAAACAGCTTGACCTTTGCCGCAAGCAATAATAACCGTCGATATATTGATGCTTCAACCCTAAGCGGTTATATGAACCTGTATGTATCAGCGTCAAATACTGAAAACGTAGGTGACGATAGTAAAAGCACGATTGATTATAACCACCTAGTAGAAGCGGGACTTAATTACGAGAATGCGCTGTTAGAGTATGAAGGTGTCTACAATCATTATGATGGCCGAGGTGGTGGTTATTCTCGTCAAGGAACGCGACTGAACATCGACTTTCCTGATCAGGGAACTCGTATGGTGCTTGGTGATATGTATAGCCGGCCTAATGGATTTCAGGCCGGTGTCGATTTTCTAGGTTTTGGTATTTCTCGAGACTTTTCACTCATACCAACGCGTAATGTTAGGCCTACAGCAGCACGTCAATTCACCTTAGAGCGCACATCAGAAGTTGATGTACTTATTGATGGCGTTGTGGTTAAAAGGCTCAGTTTAGGTGCTGGCTCCTATAATCTTGAGGATATTCCTTTAGCAGAAGGAGTGAGTGATGTTGAGTTAGTCATAACCGATCGAAATGGTCGTAAAGAACGAATTAACTTTAGTATTGCTACCGGGATGGATTTGCTTAAGCCTGGTGAATTTGAATATGCTTTTAGTTCAGGTGTGGCAAGTGCATTAGAGGCTGACGAACTTAAATATGACAATGACCTTTTTATCACAGGCGGTATGTTTGAGTATGGTGTTTCGCCATCTTTGACATTAGGCGTTAATTTTCAAGCCACAGAGAAACAGTATCAGGTCGGTCAGCGCAGTTTATTTGCCACTGGTTTAGGTATTTTTGATTTTAATCTTGGTTATAGCTATCAAGATGTTATTGGTGACGGGGCGGCTGCGAGTTTAGGTTTTGACGTTGTTTTTGAACCGGATATGTCTAACAAACAATTAAGCTTTTTTTATGAGTATTTTTCTGAATCTTTTAGTCGAGTTGATGACTTATTTCCTGATCAAGACGATTTCGTGACTAACCCAATAAACTTACTGCCTGAACTTAATGTTAACAGGAACTTTTTTACTGGTAGATATAGTCAATCGATAACACAGGCTCTAAGAGTTAGCCTGACCTTAAGCTACGTTGATGCGTATGAAGAACAAGGCGATTATTGGACCGTTAGCCCCGCATTATCAGGTGATTTATTCGATACCGAGGCAACTTGGAGTGTTAGGTTAACTCACAAAGAGCGCGAAGATGATGAAAATGAATTCAATGCCTTATTAACGCTAAGTTGGCCCTTTGGTGACTCATCTCGTGTGGTGAGTAGCTACAGCAGTGATACCGAAGAGTTGCAAAGTGAATATAGTTACCTCCACGGCATAGGTAAAACTGGCGGCATAAATATGTTTGTGGGTGCAAAACGCACACAAGACACCGATGCTAACCTTGAAGCGGGCATTGATTACACTGCGAATAGATACAGTTTAAATGTACAACATACCAGTCGCTTTAATGATTTTAGCGATGATAAAAGTAGTCATTTCAGTCGCGCAGAACTCTCGTCGGCATTGGTTTTTTCAGGTTCTAATTTTGCGATAGGTCGAACCATTGGTGATAGTTTTGCCATTATTAAACCTTATTCAAATCTATCTACTAATCGAATAGATGTTGATATGTCAGAAGAAGGTTCGAGAGTCTACTCTGACGGCCTTGGCGCTATGGTAGTACCAGATTTGCCTGCATACAGTGAGCAACTGCTGTCTTATGATGTAACTGATTTACCACCGGGTTACGATTTAGGGGAAGGTGTATTCGCATTAAATCCGGGCTTTAAACAAGGTTACGCACTAAAAGTAGGTTCAGATGCCATTATCACTGCAATGGGATCTTTGATAGACAAGCAAACTGGCGAACCTATCAGTTTATTGGCTGGTAAGGCCATTTCACAAACTGATAAGAATTTTGAAGTTTTAGATTTCTTCACTAATCGTAGCGGCCGGTTTGCCATCAGTGGACTTAAGCCTGGCACTTATTTACTAAAGTTAAACAGTAAAGAAGAAAAAATGTATCAGCTAGTTATTAAGGATGATAGCGAAGCATTATTACGCTTGGGTAAGCTTTATATTGACTAA
- a CDS encoding fimbrial biogenesis chaperone, whose product MCRSSLSGNIAVYACLICILMISMVKNVSGIEISPMVTALSIDSSPNYQQFVVKNNSNVSLPVEIDINRIQFNTIADVVSYQVIPESSSDLLVFPPAIVLAPGAVQSVRVQWLGEERLVESQSYFIRFSQPQLQNDAAKKSGVKIFVHFNAAVHVSAGDLEPILVINESSIAQKVPANESGQVPDSALLHFSIENEGSKYANLSDYRLDITQVDGTEIQIQGEALIKDQINTFFPPNAKRNVSIMLERPLLAGFSLAVTPIGR is encoded by the coding sequence ATGTGTCGAAGTTCACTAAGCGGTAATATCGCTGTTTATGCGTGCTTGATCTGTATTCTCATGATTTCAATGGTCAAGAATGTGAGTGGCATTGAAATATCTCCTATGGTTACAGCGCTTTCTATCGATAGCAGCCCAAATTATCAACAATTTGTTGTTAAAAATAATTCAAATGTAAGCTTACCCGTCGAAATTGATATTAATCGAATTCAGTTTAATACTATTGCAGATGTTGTTAGTTACCAGGTTATACCAGAATCATCTTCCGACTTATTAGTATTCCCTCCAGCAATCGTTTTAGCGCCTGGTGCAGTTCAGTCTGTTCGAGTGCAATGGTTAGGGGAAGAGCGTTTAGTCGAGTCCCAAAGTTATTTTATTCGTTTTAGCCAACCTCAATTACAAAATGACGCAGCAAAAAAAAGTGGCGTTAAAATTTTCGTACACTTTAATGCTGCTGTACATGTTTCAGCAGGTGACCTTGAACCGATACTGGTAATTAATGAAAGCTCAATAGCCCAAAAAGTGCCAGCAAATGAGAGCGGGCAAGTACCTGATAGTGCCTTATTGCATTTTAGTATTGAAAATGAAGGTAGCAAGTACGCCAATTTAAGCGATTATCGTTTAGATATCACCCAGGTTGACGGCACTGAGATCCAAATACAGGGTGAAGCGTTAATTAAAGATCAAATTAATACCTTCTTTCCTCCTAATGCTAAGCGCAATGTGTCAATTATGTTAGAGCGGCCTTTGTTAGCAGGCTTTAGCTTAGCTGTTACACCCATAGGGCGATAA